In the genome of Raphanus sativus cultivar WK10039 chromosome 9, ASM80110v3, whole genome shotgun sequence, the window AACACATGACAAGACCAGGCACCAAAGACGGCAATATACTTGTAAAGAACCTTTAAGTGTATAGTAATAACGAGCAGCTGGTTTCATGAGCTTGGCATGGCTATCAGCAATGAATTTTACCAGCTCGGTTCTACCATTTCCGGATACTGATTTAGTATCTGCAACGATGAAGATGCAATTACTTGGACATCTACGGGTGAAGTCGtataatttgaaaagaaaaatccaTGAagcaatatttatatataaatctcCTCCAAGTAAGCAACATACGAGACTTAAATTGGCGAACCAATTTGCTTATAAAGAGAGACGAACAAGAAAATTACTTTCGTCCATGTTTTTATCAGCTATCTTGCTTGAGACCAGATCTTCTAATTTCCCGGCGTTGACCTGAATTTCAAAAGCAGCTATCAGTTCCTAGATATTTAGACTTCACAAGACCAagtatgtaacaaaaaaattctcGCGCTATAACTTTGAAACCAATCGGACCCTCGCAATCAAACAAACTCGTCGATCAGAATAGCTCTGGGAATGGAAAATGAAACAATAGATGAAAGATAACTCACCAAGGAAAATATTGTGAGTGAACTTTACGAAATGAATCTGTTAGTTCTGAAACTGATTACTCAGAGGAGAGTCGTGTCTCTtccgcttcttcttctgtcCTGTTCAACTTTGTCGGCGCTTTAAATGCGTACAATTGGCtgaaagaagatgatgaaattgaaaatattttcaaagtaaataGTAAAATACTCTTTAACCAATCAATCggctttttctttttataaacacaacataaaatgatatttttatcttaGGTTAAAGTTATTTTAAGTGATAATTTTTAGAAAGTTGAGAGTAAATATCaacttttggttttgttcaaaaaaaaaaaatatcaactttTGGTTATTATTCATATGATGCTAGATTTTGTTTGCAGTGAAGCATTTTCACTTTTTCAGTTTAATTGTTAGCGTaatgaaaagacaaaaaaaaaagctgccTTACACAACACATTACAATCAAGACTTGTAAGTAACCAAGTAATTACTAGATGGTCTCCATCACCTACAATGTCTCTAATGAATGTTATGTGCAATGTTTTCTTGTCACACATTGAAAGGTTTTTTTCAAAATACGTGggatccaaaaatataaacatatatcttCAACAAGATCATGTTAGAATGAATGCACCACAGACCCTATTCCAAAGATACTAATAAAAACTAGATCTTAAATTATGAGTGTAGTCATATTACAATTAACCCCGAGAACAAGGGATTTTTGTTTGGAAGCTACATGATCTCATATATACATATTCAtgtcagtaaaaaaaaaattaaataatggtGGGAAGACAGCAaagcaaataaataaaaatagctagaaaattaatattacaaacaattaataatattgttgttacctgtttttttttttaaagaaaagagaTTTACCCACCatcaaaacttttgtttttcttttatttcttccaAACCTTCTTACTCAATTCAAGGCTTTGCTCTTGAATTTCCTTATTCCCTTCAAATCAACCACTATTACACTTATGTTGTCTTTGCTTCCTCTTTGCAAAGCCATCTTCGACAAATACTCTGCCGCCGACATTGCCGCCGGGTCTTTCCCTTCTCCTCTTTTCTCCGCGGGAAGCAAAGCATCTCCTGCCATGGCGTTCTTCTTGTGCCATAACAAGATCCGTTTCCGAGCCATATCACACACTTCTTCGTTAGTCATCACGTCCCAAAGACCATCACTTGCTAAGATGAGACAGTCGTCTTCTTTGACTCGCCGGATTGAAGTCACATCCGGATCAGGGATCACCGATGGTTTTAGGTATTTATCGCCTGTTTGAAAATGTTTATAACTATCAAAAGAACCAATAAAGCCACTGAATGTTTTCCAAGAGAGAAAGTGAAGCCTTACCAATAGATCTTGACATGGCGAGTACACCGAAAACACGAGCCCCGTTCCACTGGATTACTTTCCCACCAGCTGCTTCTATCCTAGCTGCTTCATCTTCTCTATCCGGCTACACATAATTGTAGAGCCAAACACTATAAGAACATTGACCAAATCTATAGACATGTTACTGTAGCATCTGAATTGGAAACGCACcataaaccaaaaaagaaaagaaaaaaatatcattaagaCAAGTTCTGTTTTTAGCTTTAAGAACCTCGTAATGACACAACTCCATAATTcttgtcagaaaaaaaaaactcgtaaCGACATAAACTTcattgatataatttttaatatattgtcaCAAAATAAACTGCAATTGATATACCTAAAATCATGTTGAAACACGTAGTGTAATACTACTTACTTTGTGATCGACGGATAACGCGAGTGGCGTTTTGCCGCGGCACAGAACCGCTCTGGAGTCTCCGCAGTTAGAGACGAAGATATGCGTCGGAAAGACAACCGCGACCACCGAAGTGGACCCCACCGTCTCGGGGACAAAGCCGAGCTCTGAGTCAACTCTCATAAAAGCGTTGAACAAAGCTCTCTTCCACTTCTCCTGCCACGTGTCACCGTCGCAAAACTCGGGCTTCTCCTTCAAAATCTCCTCCGTCAAAGCCAAATGCATCCTCTCTCGGCAATAATCCGCCACCTGAACAAAAGAACCGATCAAACCAAAGAATAAACCAGATCTAATTGCAATCCGGTTTACCTGAGAACCGATCAAACCAAATCTAATTGCAATCCGGTTTACCTGAGAACCGCCGTGTCCGTCATAAACACCGAAGAAGTGAGCACTGGAGTGAGGATTCAGCCCGTTGGCGACTCGACCGCAATCGAGCAGCGAGACTTGGAGGAATCTAGGAATCGCCGAGACGGAATCTTCCATCTCGGGGCGTCTTCCGCAGATCGAAGTCACTCCGTACAGAGGCACGCTCTTGAACTCGAACAGGCTCCTGCTCTCTGTCCTGCTCAGCACTTTCTTCTCG includes:
- the LOC108823398 gene encoding protein phosphatase 2C 77, whose amino-acid sequence is MDKASPAVAVPFRPFPEPGIRSYCSTSLPESSCSGEESIINNMRRQQDTSSSSSAAARVADVIADISAGEEINGSDEFDPRSSTAARRSEKKVLSRTESRSLFEFKSVPLYGVTSICGRRPEMEDSVSAIPRFLQVSLLDCGRVANGLNPHSSAHFFGVYDGHGGSQVADYCRERMHLALTEEILKEKPEFCDGDTWQEKWKRALFNAFMRVDSELGFVPETVGSTSVVAVVFPTHIFVSNCGDSRAVLCRGKTPLALSVDHKPDREDEAARIEAAGGKVIQWNGARVFGVLAMSRSIGDKYLKPSVIPDPDVTSIRRVKEDDCLILASDGLWDVMTNEEVCDMARKRILLWHKKNAMAGDALLPAEKRGEGKDPAAMSAAEYLSKMALQRGSKDNISVIVVDLKGIRKFKSKALN